In the Hemitrygon akajei unplaced genomic scaffold, sHemAka1.3 Scf000105, whole genome shotgun sequence genome, one interval contains:
- the LOC140723247 gene encoding uncharacterized protein: MAHKRVLTGEWPFTCSDCGKGFTCSSKLKIHQRIHTEEKLFTCSDCGKGFTQSSELKVHQRVHTRERPFTCSVCEKGFTTSSHLLIHLSVHTAVRDFTCSVCGKTFTQSSNLQRHQQVHTGEKLFTCSDCGKGFTRSFNLQSHQRVHTGEWLFTCSDCGKGFTQASHLRRHQSVHTGEKPFTCSVCGKTFTQSSNLQTHQRVHTGEKPFTCSDCGKGFTQLGSLQTHQLVHTGERPFTCSDCGKRFTTSSHLVTHQSVHTAERDFTRSDSEKGFTQSSDLLAHQ, translated from the coding sequence ATGGCTCACAAGCGAGTTctcactggggagtggccgtttacctgttcggactgtgggaagggattcacttgctcatctaaactgaagatccatcaaagaattcacactgaggagaaactgtttacctgctcagactgtgggaagggattcactcagtcatctgaactgaaggtacatcagagagttcacactagggagaggccgttcacctgctcagtctgtgagaagggattcaccacatcatctcacctactgattcacctgtcagttcacactgcagtgagagatttcacctgctcagtctgtgggaagacattcactcagtcatctaacctgcagagacaccagcaagttcacactggggagaagctgttcacctgctcagactgtgggaaaggattcactcgatcattcaacctgcagagtcaccagcgagttcacactggggagtggctgttcacttgctcagactgtgggaagggattcactcaggcaTCTCACTTacggagacaccagtcagttcacactggggagaagccattcacctgctcagtctgtgggaagacgttcactcagtcatccaacctacagacacaccagcgagttcacactggggagaagccgttcacttgctcagactgtggaaagggattcacacagttaggtAGCCTACAaacacaccagttagttcacactggggagcggccgttcacctgctcagattgtgggaagagattcaccacatcatctcacctagtgactcaccagtcagttcacactgcagagaGGGATTTCACCCGCTCAGATtctgagaagggattcactcagtcatctgatctgctggcacaccagtga